A single window of Solea solea chromosome 9, fSolSol10.1, whole genome shotgun sequence DNA harbors:
- the mafaa gene encoding transcription factor MafAa, which translates to MATDLAMSAELPNSPLAIEYVNDFDLMKFEVKKEPPEADRYCHRLPSGSLSSTPISTPCSSVPSSPSFCAPSPGAQPNQSLSSGVNGSSGASNNSSGTNNHSNAGGKPQLEDLYWIPSYQHHINPEALNLTPEDAVEALIGNAHHHHHHHQAYEGFRGQQYVGEDLSTASTAHHHQAHHHHHHHHHGHHVRLEDRFSDDQLVSMTVRELNRQLRGFSKEEVIRLKQKRRTLKNRGYAQSCRFKRVQQRHMLETEKCTLQSQVEQLKQDVARLAKERDLYKEKYEKLASRTYNTGGPANTRDPSGKQANTDFFM; encoded by the coding sequence ATGGCCACCGACCTCGCCATGAGCGCAGAGCTGCCCAACAGCCCGCTGGCCATCGAGTACGTCAACGACTTTGACTTAATGAAGTTCGAGGTGAAGAAGGAGCCGCCGGAGGCCGATCGCTACTGCCACCGCCTCCCGTCGGGCTCCCTCTCCTCCACGCCGATCAGCACACCCTGCTCCTCCGTGCCTTCCTCGCCCAGCTTCTGCGCCCCGAGCCCGGGCGCGCAGCCCAACCAGAGCCTCTCCAGCGGGGTCAACGGCAGCAGCGGCgccagcaacaacagcagcggcACCAATAATCACAGCAACGCGGGCGGCAAGCCTCAGCTGGAGGACCTGTACTGGATCCCCAGCTACCAGCACCACATCAACCCCGAGGCGCTCAACCTGACCCCCGAGGACGCGGTGGAGGCCCTCATCGGCAACGcacaccaccatcaccaccaccaccaggccTACGAGGGCTTCCGCGGGCAGCAGTACGTTGGCGAGGACCTGTCCACGGCCTCGACGGCCCACCACCACCAGGcgcatcatcaccaccatcaccaccaccacggCCACCACGTCCGCCTGGAGGACCGCTTCTCCGACGATCAGCTGGTCAGCATGACGGTGCGGGAGCTCAACCGGCAGCTGCGCGGCTTCAGCAAGGAGGAGGTGATCCGCCTGAAGCAGAAGAGGCGCACGCTGAAGAACCGCGGCTACGCGCAGTCCTGCCGCTTCAAGCGCGTCCAGCAGCGGCACATGCTGGAGACGGAGAAGTGCACGCTGCAGAGCCAGgtggagcagctgaagcagGACGTGGCGCGTCTCGCCAAAGAGAGGGATCTTTATAAGGAGAAGTACGAGAAGCTGGCGAGCCGGACCTACAATACCGGCGGACCCGCGAACACAAGAGATCCGTCCGGGAAACAGGCCAACACCGACTTCTTCATGTGA